A genomic window from Nostoc sp. PCC 7524 includes:
- a CDS encoding DUF6632 domain-containing protein — protein sequence MDERHRYLQIALILVGIAFLLIYPLTKIWPSGWLWQPGQYEYEQMIIGVYATLGVFLLLASRQPEANLSLIWFTVWSSLVHGLIMAVHAVIDPAERGHLFGDVPALLLVAIVLAFLTPRKVVSSVIDSETAPKVHLP from the coding sequence ATGGATGAGCGTCATCGTTACTTACAAATCGCTCTCATTCTTGTCGGAATTGCCTTTTTACTTATCTATCCGCTAACAAAAATCTGGCCATCAGGCTGGTTATGGCAACCTGGTCAGTACGAATATGAACAAATGATTATTGGTGTTTATGCAACGCTTGGTGTCTTTTTGCTGTTGGCTTCAAGGCAACCAGAAGCGAACCTCAGTTTAATCTGGTTCACTGTTTGGTCAAGTTTAGTTCACGGACTAATTATGGCGGTACACGCAGTAATTGATCCTGCTGAACGTGGACACCTCTTTGGTGATGTTCCAGCATTGTTATTGGTGGCAATTGTCCTTGCTTTCCTTACGCCGCGCAAAGTGGTGTCTAGTGTAATTGATAGTGAAACTGCCCCAAAGGTTCATTTACCCTGA
- a CDS encoding IS701 family transposase, with product MKETTPTAMPPCFERWCQRFDDVFTHKAQKREFRHYIGGLLGESERKNLFQMADNAVGVTYHRLHHFLTEAPWSSGQVNERRLEIMNKCSQTRISRGFSLIIDDSGHRKSGNFTAGVGRQYIGEIGKTDNGIVVVTTHLYDGRKSLPLDIELYQHADSLAQGKQDPLFEKKPELAIKLIDQALNRKYQPGIVIVDAGYGNNTSFLLELEKRQLKYLGGLAKNRKVTVNQTDNIQQTIRLDELAQSLPKEAFTEIQTDLDKPKTLWVVTCEVEISSLTGKRNIAIVMNASTFSAATDIDYFITNISSSIVTPQWIVDTYSQRNWVEVFYREAKGWLGLKEYQVRDKRSLLRHFILVFCAYTFILWHQLTGGLRRRWANKPLNTFTEALEAFRTAMSFRFIDWLNLNRDVFAAYKASLGYIWA from the coding sequence ATGAAAGAAACCACTCCCACAGCGATGCCCCCGTGCTTTGAAAGATGGTGTCAAAGATTTGATGATGTGTTTACTCATAAAGCTCAAAAAAGAGAGTTTAGACACTATATAGGGGGATTACTGGGGGAAAGTGAGAGAAAAAACCTGTTTCAAATGGCGGATAATGCTGTAGGTGTAACTTACCACCGATTACATCACTTTTTGACCGAAGCACCTTGGTCTAGTGGGCAGGTGAATGAGCGTCGATTGGAAATCATGAATAAGTGCAGTCAAACGAGAATTAGTAGAGGTTTTAGCTTAATAATTGATGATTCTGGTCATAGAAAAAGTGGTAATTTTACTGCTGGTGTGGGGAGACAGTATATTGGAGAAATTGGCAAAACAGATAATGGAATCGTAGTAGTAACAACGCATTTATATGATGGCAGAAAAAGCTTACCGTTAGATATAGAGTTATATCAACACGCTGATTCTTTAGCTCAAGGAAAACAAGATCCTCTATTTGAGAAAAAACCAGAACTAGCAATCAAGTTAATAGATCAAGCCCTAAACAGAAAATATCAACCTGGGATAGTAATTGTAGATGCTGGATATGGCAACAATACATCATTTTTATTAGAGTTGGAAAAACGGCAATTAAAATATTTAGGAGGATTAGCTAAAAATCGAAAAGTAACAGTTAATCAAACAGATAATATTCAACAAACAATTCGGTTAGATGAATTAGCCCAGAGCTTACCCAAAGAGGCTTTCACAGAAATTCAAACAGATTTGGATAAACCCAAAACATTATGGGTAGTAACTTGTGAAGTGGAAATATCAAGTTTAACTGGAAAGCGAAATATTGCTATCGTCATGAATGCTTCTACTTTCTCAGCAGCCACCGATATTGACTACTTCATCACTAATATATCTTCATCAATTGTTACACCACAATGGATAGTTGATACATATTCTCAAAGGAATTGGGTAGAAGTTTTTTACAGGGAAGCTAAAGGATGGTTAGGACTTAAAGAATATCAAGTTCGTGATAAAAGGAGTTTACTGCGCCATTTTATTTTGGTTTTCTGTGCCTATACTTTTATTCTTTGGCATCAGTTAACTGGAGGATTAAGACGACGGTGGGCAAACAAACCTTTAAATACTTTTACTGAAGCTTTAGAAGCTTTCAGAACAGCCATGTCTTTTCGATTTATTGATTGGTTGAACTTAAATCGTGACGTGTTTGCTGCTTACAAAGCTAGTTTGGGTTACATTTGGGCTTGA
- a CDS encoding HNH endonuclease, producing the protein MYPDDWKEMATEIKQQAQWCCEKCGLQCTKPGEKLLSRVYTLQVHHWNRNPADNRRENLIALCSACHLYYHRGGKSNISPGQLSLFDS; encoded by the coding sequence ATGTATCCTGACGATTGGAAAGAAATGGCAACCGAAATTAAGCAGCAGGCGCAATGGTGCTGTGAAAAATGTGGTTTGCAGTGTACTAAACCAGGAGAAAAACTATTAAGCAGAGTTTATACATTGCAAGTCCATCATTGGAATAGAAACCCTGCTGATAATCGGCGTGAGAATTTAATAGCTCTTTGCAGTGCCTGTCATCTTTATTATCACAGGGGTGGTAAATCTAATATTTCCCCTGGTCAATTATCATTATTTGATTCTTAG